A region of Equus przewalskii isolate Varuska chromosome 29, EquPr2, whole genome shotgun sequence DNA encodes the following proteins:
- the POLR3H gene encoding DNA-directed RNA polymerase III subunit RPC8, translating to MFVLVEMVDTVRIPPWQFERKLNDSIAEELNKKLANKVVYNVGLCICLFDITKLEDAYVFPGDGASHTKVHFRYVVFHPFLDEILIGKIKGCSPEGVHVSLGFFDDILIPPESLQQPAKFDDTEQVWVWEYETEEGAHDLYMDTGEEIRFRVVDESFVDTSPTGPSSAEATSSSEELPKKEAPYTLVGSISEPGLGLLSWWTSS from the exons ATGTTCGTCCTCGTGGAGATGGTGGACACCGTGCGGATCCCCCCGTGGCAGTTTGAGAGGAAGCTCAACGACTCCATTGCCGAGGAGCTGAACAAGAAGTTGGCCAACAAG GTCGTGTACAACGTGGGACTCTGCATCTGTCTGTTCGACATCACCAAGCTGGAGGATGCCTACGTGTTCCCGGGGGATGGCGCATCACACACCAAAG TGCACTTTCGTTACGTGGTGTTCCATCCGTTCCTGGACGAGATTCTCATCGGAAAGATCAAAGGCTGCAGCCCGGAGGGAGTGCACG tcTCTCTAGGATTCTTCGATGACATTCTCATCCCCCCGGAGTCGCTGCAGCAGCCAGCCAAGTT cGATGACACCGAGCAGGTGTGGGTGTGGGAGTAcgagacagaggaaggagcacaTGACCTGTACATGGACACCGGCGAGGAGATCCGCTTCCGGGTGGTAGACGAGAGCTTTGTAGACACGTCCCCCACCGGGCCCAGCTCGGCCGAGGCCACCTCTTCCAGTGAGGAGCTGCCAAAGAAGGAGGCTCCGTACACGCTTGTG GGATCCATCAGTGAGCCGGGCCTGGGCCTTCTCTCCTGGTGGACCAGCAGCTAG